Proteins encoded in a region of the Flavobacteriaceae bacterium HL-DH10 genome:
- a CDS encoding four helix bundle protein has translation MKESILKSKSYDFAIFIVKTYKIISSEKKELTLSRQLLKSGTSIGANIREAEFAQSSKDFISKMSIALKEANETEYWLLILKDTNYIELDHFNKLMSINKELIKMLVSTINTMKSKLK, from the coding sequence ATGAAAGAGTCTATATTAAAAAGTAAAAGTTATGATTTTGCCATTTTCATTGTTAAGACTTATAAAATCATTTCATCTGAAAAAAAAGAACTCACTTTATCTAGACAACTTCTTAAAAGCGGAACCTCAATTGGAGCAAATATTAGAGAAGCTGAATTTGCTCAATCAAGTAAAGATTTCATTAGCAAAATGAGTATTGCTTTAAAAGAAGCTAACGAAACTGAATATTGGCTATTAATACTAAAAGATACAAACTATATAGAACTGGATCATTTTAACAAACTAATGAGTATTAACAAAGAACTTATAAAAATGTTAGTTTCAACAATTAACACTATGAAATCAAAACTTAAATAA
- a CDS encoding exonuclease domain-containing protein, producing the protein MYAILDIETTGGKYNEEGITEIAIYKFDGHTIVDQFISLINPERDIQPFVVNLTGINSNMLRNAPKFYEVAKRIVEITEDCILVAHNAQFDYRILGTEFRRLGFEFIKPSLCTVELAKSLIPDQPSYSLGKLVRSLGIPVTDRHRASGDALATVKLFKMLLDKDTSKNIIKESIKLNPKLQLEPKHIDIVKDLPSITGVYYIHKANGDIIYIGKSNNIKKRINQHFTNTNQKSKKIQIHVHSVSYEATGSELVALLKESEEIKRIKPIYNRALRRNIFTHALYSFKDENDYINLKIDIADGRKKPITTFSNRQSGKSFITKAVEDYNLCQKLTGLYKTKTSCFNYDIKNCDGACINKESTELYNNRVEALIQKNSYANKNMVIIDKGRDIDEHSAILIENGVFKGIGFFNLNYQINNRDVLKSIITPMENNRDTQHIIQNYLRKNKRLKIITLD; encoded by the coding sequence TTGTACGCAATATTAGACATAGAAACCACTGGCGGTAAATATAATGAAGAAGGCATTACTGAAATAGCTATTTATAAATTCGACGGACATACCATTGTTGATCAATTTATAAGTCTTATAAATCCCGAACGAGACATTCAACCTTTTGTAGTAAATCTTACAGGTATTAATAGCAATATGCTACGAAATGCTCCTAAATTTTACGAAGTAGCAAAGCGTATTGTTGAAATTACAGAAGATTGTATTTTAGTAGCCCATAATGCACAATTTGACTACCGTATTTTAGGTACAGAATTTAGACGTTTAGGTTTTGAATTTATCAAACCATCTTTATGCACTGTAGAATTAGCTAAAAGCTTAATTCCAGATCAACCTTCATATAGCTTAGGAAAATTAGTTAGGTCACTAGGTATTCCAGTTACCGATAGACATCGTGCTTCTGGCGACGCTCTGGCTACAGTAAAATTATTTAAAATGTTGCTAGATAAAGATACTAGTAAAAACATTATTAAAGAATCTATCAAACTAAATCCAAAACTTCAGTTAGAACCTAAACATATTGATATTGTTAAAGATTTGCCATCAATTACGGGTGTATATTATATTCATAAAGCAAACGGAGATATTATTTACATTGGAAAAAGTAATAATATAAAAAAGCGTATCAATCAGCATTTCACAAATACCAACCAGAAATCAAAAAAAATACAAATACATGTCCACTCGGTTAGTTACGAGGCTACTGGTAGCGAGTTGGTAGCTCTTTTAAAAGAAAGTGAAGAGATAAAACGTATAAAACCTATTTATAACCGAGCTTTACGCCGTAATATATTCACCCATGCCTTATATAGTTTTAAAGATGAAAACGATTATATAAACCTTAAAATTGATATTGCCGACGGACGTAAAAAGCCAATCACAACTTTTAGTAATAGGCAAAGCGGAAAAAGCTTTATTACAAAAGCTGTTGAAGATTATAATTTATGCCAAAAACTTACCGGTCTATACAAAACAAAAACCAGTTGCTTTAATTACGACATAAAAAATTGTGACGGTGCTTGTATAAATAAAGAATCAACCGAATTATACAACAATCGTGTAGAAGCTTTAATACAAAAAAATAGCTACGCTAATAAAAACATGGTCATTATTGATAAAGGTCGAGATATAGATGAGCATAGCGCCATACTTATAGAAAATGGTGTTTTTAAAGGTATTGGATTTTTCAACCTTAATTACCAAATAAATAATAGAGATGTTTTAAAATCTATTATTACACCAATGGAAAATAATAGAGATACTCAACATATTATTCAAAATTACCTCAGAAAAAACAAACGCTTAAAAATTATAACACTTGACTAA
- a CDS encoding DUF1015 domain-containing protein: protein MAEIIPFKAVRPTRDKVSLVASRSYQSYTQAELEARMNYNPFSFLHIVNPGYKYHKDITGKERYALVRNRYLEFKEDCIFVQDEIPTYYIYKIVNRDGFSFSGIVAAASTEDYKNDVIKKHEDTIEYRENIFKDYLKTVGFNAEPVLLTYPNNDVIGDIISETQKKRAEFEFTTTYRDTHYMWKLEDEALIKSMASEFKNIETIYIADGHHRSASSFLLSEELKSENKNHTGNEPYNYFMSYLIPESELKIYEFNRLVKDLNGLTKESFLIKLDAIFRIENRGNELYKPNSKHHFSMYLDGEFYSLYLRKNNYKFKTSLDALDTQILFKTVLEPILGITDLRNDTRINYSHGKNDLVTIKSNIDKGEFTVGFGLVPINIEELKAIANEGLTMPPKSTFIEPKLRSGLTIYEF from the coding sequence ATGGCAGAAATAATTCCTTTTAAAGCAGTAAGACCAACGCGAGATAAAGTCAGTCTGGTAGCTTCTCGATCTTATCAAAGTTATACCCAAGCTGAACTGGAAGCACGTATGAACTATAATCCCTTTTCGTTCTTACATATTGTCAATCCAGGTTATAAATACCATAAAGACATTACTGGAAAAGAAAGGTATGCCTTAGTACGAAACCGTTATTTAGAATTTAAGGAAGATTGTATTTTTGTTCAAGATGAAATACCAACGTATTACATATATAAAATTGTAAATCGAGATGGATTTTCATTTTCAGGAATTGTAGCTGCGGCAAGTACCGAAGATTATAAAAATGATGTGATTAAAAAACACGAAGACACGATTGAATATCGCGAAAACATTTTTAAAGATTATCTAAAAACTGTTGGCTTTAATGCAGAACCCGTGCTACTCACCTACCCTAACAATGACGTTATCGGAGATATTATTTCTGAAACACAAAAAAAACGTGCTGAATTTGAATTTACTACCACATACCGTGACACACATTATATGTGGAAGTTAGAAGATGAAGCCTTAATAAAGAGTATGGCTTCAGAATTTAAAAATATTGAAACCATTTATATTGCAGATGGCCATCACCGTTCCGCATCATCTTTTTTATTATCTGAAGAATTAAAATCTGAAAACAAGAATCATACAGGCAACGAGCCGTATAATTATTTTATGAGTTATTTAATTCCTGAATCTGAATTAAAAATTTATGAATTCAATAGATTAGTTAAAGATTTAAACGGACTTACTAAAGAATCCTTTTTAATTAAGCTAGATGCTATATTTCGCATTGAAAATAGAGGTAACGAATTATACAAACCAAATAGCAAACATCATTTTAGTATGTATTTAGATGGCGAGTTTTATTCGTTATATTTAAGAAAAAATAATTACAAATTTAAAACGTCGTTAGATGCTTTAGACACACAAATTCTTTTTAAAACCGTTTTAGAACCAATTTTAGGAATAACAGATTTACGTAATGACACTCGTATAAATTATTCACACGGTAAAAATGATTTGGTAACTATAAAAAGTAATATTGATAAAGGCGAATTTACTGTTGGCTTTGGCTTAGTCCCTATAAATATTGAAGAACTAAAAGCCATTGCAAATGAAGGGTTAACTATGCCACCAAAAAGTACGTTTATTGAACCTAAATTAAGAAGTGGCCTTACCATTTATGAATTCTAA
- a CDS encoding YggS family pyridoxal phosphate-dependent enzyme: protein MSIQQNLNHIKSTLPEHVTLVAVSKTKPVTDLMEAYNAGQRIFGENKIQEMAEKHEVMPKDIEWHMIGHVQRNKVKYMVPFVSLIHGVDNFKLLKEINKQAKKHGRIIDCLFQIKIASEDSKFGMAPSEALDILKSEVFSELKNIRIIGLMGMATFTDDENQVKKEFNLLKSTFNDLKQQQTVNCKLQTVSMGMSGDYQLAIDCGSTMIRVGSSIFGIRS, encoded by the coding sequence ATGAGCATACAACAAAACCTAAACCACATAAAATCAACCTTACCAGAACATGTTACTTTGGTTGCCGTTTCTAAAACAAAACCTGTAACAGATTTAATGGAAGCCTATAATGCTGGACAGCGCATTTTTGGTGAAAATAAAATTCAGGAAATGGCTGAAAAACATGAAGTCATGCCAAAAGATATTGAATGGCATATGATTGGACATGTACAAAGGAATAAAGTGAAATATATGGTACCATTTGTGAGTTTAATTCATGGTGTTGATAATTTCAAATTACTAAAAGAAATAAATAAACAAGCCAAAAAGCATGGCAGAATTATTGATTGTTTGTTTCAAATAAAAATTGCTTCTGAAGATTCTAAATTTGGAATGGCTCCGTCAGAAGCATTAGATATATTAAAATCTGAAGTATTTTCAGAATTAAAAAACATTAGAATTATTGGACTCATGGGAATGGCTACTTTTACTGATGATGAAAATCAAGTAAAAAAGGAATTCAACCTTTTAAAGTCTACTTTTAATGATTTGAAACAACAGCAAACTGTAAACTGTAAACTGCAAACTGTTTCAATGGGCATGAGTGGTGATTACCAATTAGCAATTGACTGTGGAAGTACCATGATTCGAGTTGGAAGTAGTATATTTGGTATTAGAAGTTAA